Genomic DNA from Setaria italica strain Yugu1 chromosome V, Setaria_italica_v2.0, whole genome shotgun sequence:
AACAGCACTATTGTGTGGGCTAAATCTAGTTGTATTCAATCGCAACTCTAATAACTATGTCAAAGTACAGATATTCTGTTACAAATGTGCTTTTAATTGAGAATACATTTGTAAATTATACGAATACTATAGCTTTGATTAATCAGCATTGTTATGATTTGGTCCCACCAAAACAAATATCATagatctttctctttttctcacgATTATATAGTTTCAAGGGCTCCTTTCTCTGATTTTGCTAAACCTCAGACTGCTGAGGCATCTTGATTTCTGACAACTTGTTTTATACACACACTTGTTCAAACAATTGAAATACTAATAGGGATTCGGGTAGCTTGCGAAGCTCAAACTTTCTGGTGCTGTCCAGTGACCTCACCAGCTGCCTTAAAGAAAGTACCCTTAAAATTATATCATATTTGGTGTTGGGTAATCCTCCTCGTGATGTGGTAGTGAGTAGCCCCACTTGTAAGGGAAACAAAGTCTAAGGTGTGGACCAATCTTAGGTGGCTTTAGCACATTGTGTGTTGCCTTACAATAGAAGGAAGGAGAAGCCTCCAGAGAAGGGAGAAGAGAGAGCCATGAAATTTCAGAGTACATCCTCCACAAGGAGAAgaacagagagagggagaagaagggagATTGGAGAGGAGAACTTGCGAGAGAGCAAGAGGGATTCGTCCGCAAGGTTGAGAAGCAGCAGATCCTCATCCTTGGTGCCTCCAATCTGTTGTTCCACCACTCTTTGCCTTAGTGCCTCCAATCTGGTGTTCCACCACTCTTTGGTGAGGTCCTTCCATACCCTAGCTTGTAGCCCCAAATCTTGTTGTTGCTGTCCAAGATAGTGAAATCTTGATGTATGTGAACTTCTAGTGCTATCTAGAGAAGAACTTGTTGTATTCCCACAAGCAGATTTGGCAGTCCCTATCTTGATGTAGTGGAAGAAGATTTGGCTGGCTTGGTCCcgtgatttttcctcgatttggGGTTTTCCACATTAAATCTGGTGTCTCTCTGGTTGATGTGTTTCTCAGTTGCAAGTTGCAATTGGTGATGAGATCCGGTTGCAATTGTTGATATATTCCTGCTGCAATTTCCTCCAAATATATGTGATACATATGTTGTCCTTCGTGAATAGGTTGACATCCTGTGCTTGCTAAAATTATCAGCTCCCGCTGCGTGGTTATCCCAACATAAATTGGTATCAGGTCATAATTACTACTGGAGGTGAAGAACTCACATTGGCCATGGAAGATAGCGCCATGTCAAGTGGTATGATCAAGTTGGATGCTTCTAATTACTCTCTATATACTCTCTATAGAAGCCCATGATGGAGGACTTGCTATATTGCAAGGATTTATATGAGCCAATTATAAGAGATGAAATTCCTACAGGAGTCATGGAGGAAGATCGGATAGTTCTAAATTGGAAGGCAGTAGGTATGATTCGTTTATACATCAACCACAATATTTTCTACCATGTTGCTAATGACACAGATGCATTCAAGTTATCGCAAAATTTTGAGTCTATGTATGAGCAGAAGACAGCGGTGAACAACGCCTCGATGGTAAAGCGACTTGCAAAGCTAGAGTACCGAGATGGCAGCAGTGTTATTGAACACTTGAATGTCTTCTCAGGCCACACAAATCAGCTATCAGTTATGAAGATAAATCTTGATGATAAAGTGCAAGTATTATTATTGTTGAACTCATTGCCGGACAGCTGGAACACGCTTGTTGTGTCACTTAGCAATTCAGCTCCATGGTAAGCTGACTCTTGAGATGGTTAAGAACATCCTGCTGAATGAGGAAgctagaagaaaagaaaagggcaaCAATTTGCCATCATCTTCTGATGCATATGTGGctcaaaataaagaagaaagCCGTAGTCGAAGTCAAGTTAAAATTTAGCATGGCAGAAGCAAATCCGGGGGGAAATCACAGTCATGTCCAAAGTCAACTATTGTTTGCTATCATTGCGGTAAGGAAGGCTacaaaaaaaatgcagattTTATAAAAGAGAGCTTGCAGCAAAACAAGACAAGAAAACTGAGCAATAACTGCAGGTGGTGAGGACTATCTCATTAGTGAAGATGATAGTTGTTTCAGTGTTATTCGTGATGATGCAAACTGCATCCCTATCTTCAATTAACGGTCAATTGACATTGCGGGTTAGAAGTCCCCAGATGATTATGGGATCCTTTTGCAATAACTTCGAGCTTTTCTCCGATAAATTTCTCACTGTTTTATTCAGGTCACCAATTGCAAAGATCACACCAGCGCTCACCGTCGCAGGTGAAGAGGCACTGGCTCCAAAAGTGGCAGCATTCTCCTCGAGAGGTCCATCGATCGACTACCCTCAAGTTATAAAGGTGCCTAGCTATTAAAATGTACACCTCCACTGGTGACTCAATCATTATGTTGCCATCTCACTGCTATCTTGCATTCTTCCTCATCAGCCTGACATAGCTGCACCAGGAGCAACCATCTTAGCAGCTCAACAAGATGCATATGTATTCAAATCAGGGACATCTATGGCAACACCACACGTAGCAGGCGTCATCGCGCTACTGAGAGCTCTGTACCCAGATTGGTCCCCTGCTGCACTGAAATCAGCCATCATGACCACCGGTAATTTAGTTTACATTCTAACCAGAATTCAGAACACCACCTCTAATTCATGTCAAGCAACATCAGTCATTGTCTAACCTCTTGTCACATTTTGCATGGCTGAAGCATCTATAAATGATGGGCGTGGCATGCCCATACTCGCACAAGGATTGCCTCGAAAGATTGCTGACCCATTTGACTACGGAGGGGGCCACATAAACCCCAACAGGGCAGCTGACCCTGGCCTGATTTACGACATTGATCCAAATGATTACACCAAGTTCTTTGGGTGCATCATCAAGACATCCACAGTCTGCAATGCAACGGTGCTACCTGGGTATCTCCTGAACCTGCCATCCATCTCGGTCCCAGACCTAAGGTACCCGGTTACCATCTCGAGAACGGTCACAAATGTAGGTGAGGTCGATGTAGTTTACCACGCTTCTATTGAAAGCCCAGCCGGAGTGAAGATGGATGTTGAGCGGCATGTTCTCATGTTCAACGCTGCAAACAAAGTTATCACATTTCAGGTGAAGTTATCACCTCTTTGGAGGTTACAAGGGGACTGCACTTTTGGTAGCCTTACTTGGCACAA
This window encodes:
- the LOC101782446 gene encoding subtilisin-like protease SBT3.11, encoding MIVVSVLFVMMQTASLSSINGQLTLRVRSPQMIMGSFCNNFELFSDKFLTVLFRSPIAKITPALTVAGEEALAPKVAAFSSRGPSIDYPQVIKPDIAAPGATILAAQQDAYVFKSGTSMATPHVAGVIALLRALYPDWSPAALKSAIMTTASINDGRGMPILAQGLPRKIADPFDYGGGHINPNRAADPGLIYDIDPNDYTKFFGCIIKTSTVCNATVLPGYLLNLPSISVPDLRYPVTISRTVTNVGEVDVVYHASIESPAGVKMDVERHVLMFNAANKVITFQVKLSPLWRLQGDCTFGSLTWHNGEKTVRVPIAIRMTIHDLYADVA